The Metabacillus schmidteae genome has a segment encoding these proteins:
- the larA gene encoding nickel-dependent lactate racemase produces MKTTLLYGKEGLTLNLPDKTFVVEPNNLAGLENDMEALKTALNNPIGTPSLKEMVKPTDKVAIAISDITRPTPNHKLIPALLEELKHVPLENFVIINGTGTHRDQTREEFIQMLGEWVVDNIRIINNHCHDKETHVNLGKSKFGCDVYLNKEYVEADFRIVTGFIEPHFFAGFSGGPKGIMPGIAGIETIMTFHNARMIGDARSTWGNMVENPVQEMTREVNKMCKPHFMLNVTLNREKEITAVFAGELYEAHDRGCEFVKEHAMIRCEERFDVVITSNSGYPLDQNLYQAVKGMSAAHKIVKKGGTIIVASECSDGLPDHGNYSKIFELADSPQGLLDLIENPEFKMFDQWQVQKQAVTQVWADIHVYSKLTDEQVRSTMLKPTHNIEKTLEELKQVYGENMTIAVLPLGPLTIPYVEE; encoded by the coding sequence GTGAAAACAACATTATTATATGGAAAAGAAGGTTTAACTCTGAATCTACCTGATAAAACATTTGTGGTAGAGCCTAACAACCTGGCTGGATTGGAAAATGATATGGAGGCATTAAAGACTGCATTGAACAATCCGATAGGTACTCCATCTTTAAAAGAAATGGTCAAACCAACAGATAAAGTTGCAATTGCCATTAGTGATATAACAAGACCAACGCCGAATCATAAGTTAATTCCTGCTCTGCTTGAAGAGTTAAAGCATGTACCTCTTGAAAACTTCGTAATTATTAATGGAACAGGAACACATCGCGATCAGACGAGAGAAGAGTTCATCCAAATGCTTGGCGAGTGGGTAGTTGATAATATCCGAATTATAAACAACCACTGCCATGATAAAGAGACGCATGTTAACTTAGGAAAAAGTAAATTTGGCTGTGATGTTTATTTAAACAAAGAATACGTTGAAGCAGATTTCCGGATTGTTACAGGTTTTATTGAGCCGCATTTCTTTGCAGGATTCTCTGGAGGACCTAAAGGAATCATGCCTGGAATCGCTGGAATTGAAACAATTATGACGTTCCATAACGCCAGAATGATCGGTGATGCCCGCTCAACATGGGGGAATATGGTTGAGAATCCAGTTCAGGAAATGACACGGGAAGTCAACAAGATGTGCAAGCCTCATTTTATGCTTAATGTAACATTGAATCGTGAAAAAGAAATTACCGCTGTTTTTGCGGGGGAACTATATGAAGCACATGACAGAGGGTGCGAATTTGTAAAAGAGCATGCAATGATTCGATGTGAAGAGCGCTTTGATGTTGTGATCACATCAAATTCCGGCTATCCACTTGATCAGAATCTCTATCAAGCTGTAAAAGGTATGAGTGCTGCTCATAAAATCGTAAAAAAGGGTGGAACAATTATTGTTGCATCTGAATGTTCTGATGGTCTTCCTGATCACGGAAATTATTCGAAAATCTTTGAACTTGCTGATAGCCCACAAGGCTTGCTCGATTTAATCGAGAATCCAGAATTTAAAATGTTTGATCAGTGGCAGGTTCAAAAACAAGCGGTTACCCAGGTTTGGGCGGATATTCATGTTTACTCAAAGCTGACAGATGAGCAAGTGCGATCTACTATGCTTAAACCAACCCATAATATAGAAAAAACACTTGAAGAGCTTAAACAAGTTTATGGAGAAAACATGACAATTGCTGTCCTACCACTTGGACCATTAACCATTCCTTATGTAGAGGAGTAG
- the larE gene encoding ATP-dependent sacrificial sulfur transferase LarE, whose product MLESKYERLQEILAEMGTVVVAFSGGVDSTFLLKAALDTLGKENVLAVTADSETYPFEELQEAIKLAKLLGARHEVIQTSELAIPGYAENTSNRCYFCKKNLFEHLVPIMHEQQYKNLAFGLIADDLGEHRPGTKAAKEFNVRGPLQEADLYKDDIRELSQQMGLPTWDKPSFACLSSRIAYGEKITIEKLNRIDQSEQAIRTFGIRQVRVRTHGEIARIEVEPSEMSQLLEHHNEIVKKLQTYGYTYVTLDLTGYKSGSMNKILFESAH is encoded by the coding sequence TTGCTGGAAAGTAAATATGAAAGATTGCAAGAGATTTTGGCAGAAATGGGGACTGTGGTCGTTGCCTTTTCCGGAGGTGTGGATAGTACATTTTTATTAAAAGCAGCACTTGATACACTGGGGAAGGAGAATGTGCTTGCTGTTACAGCAGACAGTGAGACATATCCTTTTGAAGAGCTCCAGGAAGCCATAAAATTAGCTAAACTTCTTGGAGCACGGCATGAAGTGATTCAAACGTCGGAGCTGGCGATCCCGGGATATGCTGAAAATACCTCAAACCGTTGCTACTTCTGTAAGAAAAACTTGTTTGAACATTTGGTCCCAATCATGCATGAGCAGCAATATAAAAATCTAGCTTTCGGTTTAATTGCCGATGACCTTGGTGAACATCGCCCAGGAACAAAAGCTGCAAAGGAATTCAACGTACGCGGACCACTCCAGGAAGCGGATCTATATAAAGACGATATTCGGGAGCTCTCTCAACAAATGGGATTACCGACGTGGGATAAGCCATCTTTTGCCTGTCTATCTTCACGAATTGCCTATGGAGAAAAGATTACGATTGAAAAACTTAATAGAATTGATCAATCAGAACAGGCTATCAGGACATTTGGTATCCGCCAAGTACGGGTGCGTACTCATGGAGAGATTGCGAGGATTGAAGTGGAGCCGTCTGAGATGTCTCAATTGCTAGAGCACCACAATGAAATTGTAAAAAAACTTCAGACATATGGATATACCTATGTAACACTTGACCTAACAGGATATAAAAGCGGCAGTATGAATAAAATACTGTTTGAAAGTGCCCATTAG
- a CDS encoding glycine betaine uptake BCCT transporter, which translates to MASKRKKESSVFIISLLLILTFIIWGVFFTDNLAYVTDIIYNGSIDYLGWVYLAASLFFVVFSVYLLLSKYGHIRLGKKTDRPDFSTPSWLAMLFGAGMGIGIVYWSVAEPVTHYTTPPYGEGYTVEAANTAMKYTFFHWGLDPWAIYTVIGLALAFFQYNKRLPAAISSAFHPILGDRIYGPIGKTIDILSIFATVFGIATSLGLGAMQVTAGMHDLFGVPNELFVQMIVIAVATVLFIISINTGLEKGIQFLSNAAMVFSFAIMLLILIVGPTMTVFKVFFNTTGLYLSDFIHMSLRLKPFSEGEWIASWTLFYWAWWIAWAPFVGMFIARVSKGRTIKEFVFGVLIVPTLGTCLWMSIFGGSALEIVQSTGNHELAKNITENVSLAIFTFFDYLPLSSFLSILGFAVVAIYYITVADTATFVLGMLSEGGTLNPSNKIKVTWGIIQSALAAVLLLAGGLDVLQTASIAAALPFAIIMLVMSYSLLKGLKSEAEILKGKKRSTHS; encoded by the coding sequence ATGGCCAGCAAACGTAAAAAAGAATCTAGCGTTTTTATTATTTCATTATTACTAATCCTCACTTTTATAATATGGGGAGTGTTTTTTACAGATAATCTCGCTTATGTAACAGATATCATCTATAATGGTTCAATTGATTATCTCGGGTGGGTATATCTTGCTGCTTCCCTATTTTTCGTGGTTTTCTCTGTTTATTTACTTTTATCTAAGTACGGCCATATTCGACTCGGCAAAAAAACAGACAGACCTGACTTCAGTACCCCTTCTTGGCTGGCGATGTTATTCGGTGCCGGGATGGGTATCGGAATTGTCTATTGGAGTGTTGCCGAACCAGTTACCCATTATACAACTCCACCGTATGGAGAGGGCTATACAGTGGAAGCCGCCAATACGGCAATGAAATATACATTTTTCCATTGGGGTCTGGACCCATGGGCCATCTACACGGTTATTGGTTTGGCCCTTGCTTTTTTCCAATATAACAAAAGACTTCCTGCAGCGATTAGTTCTGCGTTCCATCCTATACTTGGTGACAGAATTTATGGTCCGATCGGCAAAACGATTGATATACTGTCAATCTTTGCGACTGTTTTCGGTATTGCAACATCTCTAGGCCTTGGTGCGATGCAGGTTACAGCAGGAATGCATGACCTATTTGGAGTTCCTAATGAGTTATTCGTTCAGATGATTGTGATTGCAGTGGCGACAGTCCTTTTTATCATCTCAATTAATACAGGCTTAGAGAAAGGAATCCAGTTCTTATCTAATGCAGCGATGGTTTTCTCCTTTGCGATTATGTTGTTGATTTTAATTGTGGGTCCTACAATGACTGTTTTCAAAGTTTTCTTCAATACAACGGGTCTCTATCTAAGTGATTTTATCCATATGAGTTTAAGACTGAAGCCCTTTAGTGAAGGAGAATGGATTGCATCATGGACATTATTTTATTGGGCATGGTGGATTGCCTGGGCTCCATTCGTAGGAATGTTTATTGCCCGTGTTTCAAAAGGAAGAACAATAAAAGAGTTTGTTTTTGGCGTTCTGATTGTTCCTACCCTGGGGACTTGTCTTTGGATGTCCATTTTTGGAGGCTCCGCATTAGAGATCGTTCAAAGCACTGGAAACCATGAGCTGGCTAAAAATATTACCGAAAACGTCTCATTAGCTATTTTTACCTTCTTTGATTATCTCCCCTTAAGTTCTTTCTTAAGTATTTTAGGGTTTGCTGTTGTGGCTATTTATTATATTACAGTTGCCGACACAGCTACATTTGTATTAGGTATGTTAAGTGAAGGCGGAACGCTAAATCCTTCTAATAAAATAAAAGTAACATGGGGCATTATTCAATCAGCTTTAGCTGCAGTTCTACTCTTAGCTGGCGGCTTGGATGTATTGCAAACAGCATCGATTGCAGCTGCTCTCCCATTTGCGATTATCATGCTCGTTATGTCCTATTCCTTATTGAAAGGGTTAAAAAGTGAAGCAGAAATACTGAAAGGCAAAAAAAGATCAACACATTCTTAA
- a CDS encoding GbsR/MarR family transcriptional regulator — protein MKGNEELERTRTMVIDAIAQNMNLYGITPSAGRLYGLLFFSDKPLTLDEMKEELGMSKTSMSTAVRSLLDLNMVDKVWVKGERKDLYVIKEDWYQCFFDYFTIKWRTAITMNSIAMEKSISSLQELIADPNTSEDIRESAEMDIKKLKERLEYYDWQNKLFDSFETKEILDYIPIEKKEK, from the coding sequence TTGAAAGGAAATGAAGAGTTAGAAAGAACAAGAACAATGGTAATCGATGCAATTGCTCAAAATATGAATCTTTACGGAATCACTCCCTCTGCAGGGCGATTATACGGGCTTCTTTTCTTTTCTGATAAACCGCTTACACTTGATGAAATGAAAGAAGAGCTCGGCATGAGTAAAACAAGTATGAGTACTGCCGTTCGAAGCTTACTCGATTTAAATATGGTGGATAAGGTTTGGGTAAAGGGCGAAAGAAAGGATCTATATGTCATTAAAGAAGACTGGTATCAGTGCTTTTTTGATTACTTTACAATAAAATGGCGCACAGCGATCACAATGAATAGCATTGCTATGGAAAAATCTATATCCAGTTTACAAGAGCTTATTGCTGATCCGAATACTTCTGAAGATATTCGTGAGTCTGCCGAGATGGATATAAAAAAGCTTAAAGAAAGACTCGAATATTACGATTGGCAAAACAAACTCTTCGATAGCTTTGAAACGAAGGAGATTTTAGATTATATACCAATTGAAAAGAAGGAAAAATAG
- a CDS encoding quaternary amine ABC transporter ATP-binding protein yields the protein MGENEVKIRVNDVTKIFGKSLKKALQLVKEGKSKEQILKETGSTVGVNRASFEVKSGEIFVIMGLSGSGKSTLVRLLNRLIEPTLGQVQIDGKDVVKMNKEELREVRRKKISMVFQKFALFPHKTVLENTEYGLEIQGVAKDERSHKALEALELVGLKGYENQLPSQLSGGMQQRVGLARALANDPDVLLMDEAFSALDPLIRKDMQDELLELQSNMEKTIVFITHDLDEALRIGDRIALMKDGNIVQIGTPEEILMNPSNEYVERFVEDVDLSKVLTAQHVMKRAETVQVDKGPRVALALMKNLGISSIYVVDKQQTLLGVITAKDASKAAEENKSLDSFLEKDISVVGTETLLIDLFDKVSSATIPVAVTDENNRLKGILIKGAVIGALTGNEQYINGVAEPEVPVAKEVM from the coding sequence ATGGGAGAAAATGAAGTGAAGATAAGGGTTAATGATGTGACCAAGATTTTTGGGAAATCATTAAAGAAGGCTTTACAGTTAGTGAAAGAAGGAAAATCAAAAGAGCAAATATTAAAGGAAACCGGCTCAACTGTTGGAGTTAACCGGGCGTCCTTTGAAGTAAAGTCGGGCGAAATATTTGTGATTATGGGTTTATCAGGGAGTGGTAAATCGACCTTAGTACGATTGCTTAACCGCCTTATTGAACCAACATTAGGGCAGGTTCAAATTGATGGGAAAGATGTCGTGAAGATGAATAAGGAAGAACTAAGAGAGGTACGAAGGAAAAAAATAAGTATGGTATTTCAAAAGTTTGCCTTGTTTCCGCATAAAACAGTTCTTGAAAACACGGAATATGGGCTGGAAATTCAAGGTGTAGCAAAGGACGAAAGAAGCCATAAAGCATTAGAAGCATTGGAATTAGTTGGATTAAAGGGCTATGAAAACCAACTTCCAAGTCAACTGAGTGGTGGAATGCAGCAGCGTGTAGGACTTGCACGAGCACTGGCAAATGATCCTGATGTTCTTTTAATGGATGAAGCTTTTAGCGCATTGGATCCGTTGATCCGAAAAGACATGCAGGATGAGTTGCTAGAGTTACAATCAAATATGGAGAAGACAATCGTCTTTATTACCCATGATTTGGATGAAGCCCTTCGTATTGGTGACAGAATAGCCCTTATGAAGGATGGTAACATCGTACAAATAGGAACACCTGAAGAAATATTAATGAATCCTTCTAATGAATATGTTGAGAGATTCGTAGAGGATGTTGATCTTTCTAAGGTACTGACTGCACAACATGTAATGAAACGTGCCGAAACCGTACAAGTTGATAAGGGTCCGCGTGTTGCCCTTGCATTAATGAAAAATTTAGGGATTTCCTCTATATATGTTGTTGATAAACAGCAGACTCTTCTCGGTGTTATTACCGCCAAAGATGCCTCAAAAGCAGCCGAAGAAAATAAGTCCTTAGATTCATTCCTAGAGAAAGATATAAGTGTGGTAGGAACGGAAACGTTATTAATCGATCTATTTGATAAAGTTTCATCTGCAACAATTCCAGTTGCGGTTACGGATGAAAATAACCGATTAAAAGGGATTTTAATTAAAGGTGCAGTAATAGGAGCACTTACGGGGAACGAACAATATATAAATGGGGTTGCCGAACCTGAAGTACCGGTTGCTAAGGAGGTGATGTAA
- a CDS encoding ABC transporter permease, with amino-acid sequence MLPKLPLADWIDALVDWMTDTFGGLFDGISDGVGFFVDGIVAGLSFIPSILLIILISLLAWKVCNIRIALFALIGLLLIDNLGYWEEMLETLALVLTAVLISIVIGIPVGIWASQSENVRKIVTPILDLMQTMPAFVYLLPAIFFFSIGVVPGVIASVIFAMPPTIRLTVLGIKQVPADLIEATEAFGSTTKQKLLKVQLPLAMPTIMAGINQSIMLALSMVVIASMVGAPGLGTEVYRAVTQIKTGVGFEAGLAIVVIAILLDRITQNIGKKKQGGTV; translated from the coding sequence ATGTTACCGAAACTTCCCTTAGCTGATTGGATAGATGCTTTAGTCGATTGGATGACAGATACCTTCGGGGGATTGTTTGACGGCATATCTGATGGGGTTGGATTTTTTGTTGATGGAATTGTTGCAGGTTTAAGCTTTATCCCGTCAATTTTACTAATTATACTTATAAGTTTACTAGCTTGGAAGGTTTGTAATATAAGAATTGCTTTATTTGCATTAATAGGCTTACTACTTATTGATAATTTAGGATATTGGGAGGAAATGTTAGAGACGTTAGCGCTCGTGTTAACGGCTGTGTTAATTTCAATCGTCATTGGAATTCCGGTTGGAATTTGGGCATCACAAAGTGAAAATGTAAGGAAAATCGTTACACCGATCCTTGATTTGATGCAGACGATGCCGGCTTTCGTTTACTTATTACCAGCCATCTTTTTCTTTAGTATAGGTGTGGTGCCAGGAGTTATTGCATCCGTTATTTTTGCCATGCCGCCAACGATTCGGTTAACTGTACTTGGTATTAAACAAGTACCTGCAGACTTAATTGAAGCAACGGAAGCTTTTGGTTCTACGACTAAGCAAAAGCTGTTAAAGGTGCAATTGCCACTGGCTATGCCAACGATTATGGCAGGAATTAATCAAAGTATCATGTTAGCGTTATCCATGGTTGTCATCGCATCTATGGTAGGAGCGCCAGGTCTCGGCACAGAAGTTTATCGTGCTGTTACCCAAATTAAAACTGGTGTAGGATTTGAGGCTGGATTAGCAATCGTCGTCATTGCTATTTTGCTGGACCGTATCACACAAAATATAGGTAAGAAAAAACAAGGGGGAACAGTATAA
- a CDS encoding glycine betaine ABC transporter substrate-binding protein, with translation MLKKLVGVTSALTLTLGLAACGGNETGGSSSEGSSESIGEQLDYEIVGIDPGAGIMKLTINEVLPEYGLDDWEVVEGSGAAMTAALKKAYDKEEPIIVTGWSPHWKFASYDLKYLEDPKGIYGGAEDVNTIVRQGLKEDHPDAYKLLDQFNWEPEHIEAVMNLIQEGNDPAEAAAQWAGENEELVSAWTEGVNNVDGEELKILYVAWDDVIASSHVVENVLESVGYEVELVQVDAGPMWAGIADGSGDAMVGAWLPTTHADYYAEYEGQFEDLGPNLTGTKLGLVVPAYMDIDSIEDLKE, from the coding sequence ATGTTAAAAAAATTAGTAGGAGTTACATCTGCATTAACACTCACTTTAGGTTTAGCTGCATGTGGAGGAAATGAAACAGGAGGATCATCTTCAGAAGGCTCATCTGAATCTATAGGAGAACAGCTTGATTATGAAATTGTGGGAATCGATCCAGGTGCAGGAATCATGAAATTGACGATCAATGAAGTTTTACCTGAATACGGGCTAGATGACTGGGAAGTAGTAGAGGGTTCTGGTGCAGCTATGACTGCAGCTTTGAAAAAGGCATATGATAAAGAGGAACCTATTATTGTAACAGGCTGGAGCCCGCACTGGAAGTTTGCAAGCTATGACTTAAAATACTTAGAAGATCCGAAAGGTATCTATGGTGGAGCAGAAGATGTTAACACAATTGTTCGTCAAGGATTAAAGGAAGACCATCCTGATGCTTATAAGCTTCTTGATCAATTTAATTGGGAACCGGAACATATCGAAGCAGTGATGAATTTAATCCAAGAAGGAAATGATCCGGCAGAAGCAGCAGCACAATGGGCAGGCGAAAATGAAGAATTGGTTAGCGCTTGGACTGAAGGGGTTAACAACGTTGACGGTGAAGAGTTAAAGATTCTTTATGTAGCATGGGATGATGTTATCGCAAGTTCACATGTTGTAGAAAATGTCTTGGAAAGTGTTGGATATGAAGTGGAACTAGTTCAAGTTGATGCAGGTCCAATGTGGGCTGGTATTGCAGATGGAAGCGGAGATGCGATGGTAGGTGCGTGGTTGCCTACAACTCATGCTGACTATTACGCTGAATACGAAGGACAATTTGAAGACCTGGGTCCAAACCTTACTGGAACTAAGCTTGGATTAGTCGTTCCAGCATATATGGATATTGACTCGATTGAAGATCTAAAAGAATGA
- a CDS encoding IclR family transcriptional regulator, with amino-acid sequence MSGVIQKSMVLLSLLKPSNEKDDWSTTEISREIDIPVQTVHRLLNCLCEVGFVVQNKETRRFSLGTKIIDLGLSVRENNTIRNTALPFLIELSKKTKENVYLTIVEGNEGVVLDCVNAAKPIYHFNTEIKGIRLPLSVDAPNKVLLANVNLNTRDKIVSDLLNQKLITDRTELESELRIIKQYGFSITLGEKEKDITSIAAPIFSWDDTVVASISISIYHAWLLEQLNTYIDAVLKCSKDISRELGWIGN; translated from the coding sequence TTGTCAGGGGTTATACAAAAATCAATGGTATTGCTAAGTTTATTGAAGCCTAGTAATGAAAAAGATGATTGGAGTACTACTGAAATAAGTAGAGAAATTGATATTCCCGTTCAAACTGTACATCGGTTATTAAATTGTTTATGTGAGGTAGGATTTGTTGTTCAAAACAAGGAAACCCGCAGATTTAGTCTTGGTACAAAAATAATAGACTTAGGTCTTTCTGTTAGGGAAAATAATACGATTCGTAATACTGCTCTGCCTTTTCTTATTGAATTATCAAAAAAAACAAAGGAAAATGTATATTTAACAATTGTAGAAGGAAATGAAGGGGTTGTTTTAGATTGTGTAAATGCTGCAAAACCAATCTATCATTTTAATACCGAAATTAAGGGGATACGTCTTCCGCTCTCAGTAGATGCTCCTAATAAAGTATTACTTGCAAATGTAAACCTCAATACAAGAGATAAAATAGTCTCTGATCTTTTAAATCAAAAGCTGATAACTGATAGAACTGAATTAGAGTCCGAGTTAAGGATCATAAAACAATACGGCTTTTCCATCACTTTAGGAGAAAAAGAGAAGGATATCACCAGTATTGCAGCCCCTATTTTTTCATGGGATGATACGGTTGTTGCATCAATTAGTATATCCATTTATCATGCTTGGCTTTTGGAACAATTAAATACATACATAGACGCAGTGCTAAAATGTTCGAAGGATATTTCTAGAGAATTAGGGTGGATCGGTAATTGA
- the hxlB gene encoding 6-phospho-3-hexuloisomerase, whose translation METSYYLSKVLEELNQSVQYITDADAENLVGAIRSSKKVFVAGAGRSGFMGKSFAMRMMHMGIDSYVVGETVTANITEDDLLIIASGSGETKSLITMAEKAKGYGAKVAVVTINPESTIGKLAEIVVKMPGSPKDQETSKYQTIQPMASLFEQTLLLFFDSVILRYMDLEGLNSSSMFSRHANLE comes from the coding sequence ATGGAAACATCCTATTATCTATCAAAAGTACTGGAAGAATTGAACCAATCTGTTCAATATATAACTGATGCTGATGCTGAGAATCTAGTTGGAGCCATTAGATCCTCTAAAAAAGTGTTTGTTGCAGGTGCAGGTCGATCAGGTTTTATGGGCAAGTCATTTGCCATGAGGATGATGCATATGGGAATCGACTCATATGTGGTCGGTGAAACAGTGACTGCCAATATTACAGAAGATGATTTACTTATTATTGCTTCAGGTTCCGGAGAAACAAAGAGTTTAATTACGATGGCTGAGAAAGCAAAAGGGTATGGGGCTAAAGTGGCTGTTGTTACCATTAATCCTGAATCCACAATTGGAAAACTAGCTGAAATTGTCGTCAAGATGCCTGGTTCACCTAAAGACCAGGAAACAAGCAAGTATCAAACGATCCAACCAATGGCTTCTCTATTTGAACAAACGTTACTACTATTTTTTGATTCTGTCATTCTTAGATATATGGATTTGGAAGGGTTAAATTCTTCATCTATGTTTAGTAGACACGCTAACCTTGAATAG
- the hxlA gene encoding 3-hexulose-6-phosphate synthase, with protein sequence MELQLALDLVNIEEAKQVVSEVQEYIDIVEIGTPVVINEGLRAVKEVKEAFPSLTVLADLKVMDAGGYEVMKASEAGAGIVTILGATDDATIKGAVEEAKKHGTKILVDMINVKDIAQRAKEIDALGVDYICVHTGYDLQAQGENSFEQLRTIKGVVSNAKTAVAGGIKLETLPEVIAAGPDLVIVGGGITGKDDKQGVAAEMQKLVKEATLV encoded by the coding sequence ATGGAATTACAATTAGCATTAGACTTAGTGAATATCGAAGAAGCGAAACAAGTGGTAAGTGAAGTTCAAGAATATATTGATATTGTTGAAATTGGTACTCCAGTCGTTATAAACGAAGGACTAAGAGCTGTAAAAGAAGTAAAAGAAGCTTTCCCTTCTCTTACTGTTTTAGCAGATTTAAAAGTAATGGATGCAGGTGGCTATGAAGTGATGAAAGCTTCTGAAGCAGGTGCAGGAATTGTAACAATTCTTGGTGCAACAGATGATGCAACAATTAAAGGTGCTGTTGAAGAAGCAAAAAAACATGGAACAAAAATCTTAGTAGATATGATCAATGTGAAAGATATTGCACAACGTGCTAAAGAGATTGATGCTCTTGGTGTTGATTATATTTGTGTACATACTGGATATGATCTTCAAGCACAAGGAGAAAATTCCTTTGAGCAATTACGTACAATCAAAGGTGTTGTATCAAACGCGAAAACTGCTGTAGCTGGCGGAATTAAATTAGAAACTTTACCGGAAGTTATTGCAGCCGGGCCGGATTTAGTTATTGTTGGCGGCGGAATCACTGGTAAAGATGATAAACAAGGTGTTGCAGCTGAAATGCAAAAATTAGTAAAAGAAGCTACTTTAGTATAA
- a CDS encoding winged helix-turn-helix transcriptional regulator, translating to MSRFDEKTFNCEKELTLNVIGGKWKMLIMWHLGKDGTLRFNQLKTLIPGITQRMLVNQLRELEEDLIVHREVYPVVPPKVEYSLTEQGKTLMPILESMYEWGKNYRKKYLEHTKFEEDAVR from the coding sequence ATGAGCCGTTTCGATGAGAAAACATTTAACTGTGAAAAAGAATTAACGCTGAATGTAATTGGTGGTAAATGGAAAATGCTAATCATGTGGCACTTGGGGAAAGATGGAACTCTTCGCTTTAACCAATTAAAAACCCTAATTCCAGGAATTACCCAAAGAATGTTAGTTAACCAATTAAGAGAGCTCGAAGAAGATTTAATTGTGCATCGTGAAGTTTATCCAGTAGTACCTCCAAAAGTAGAATATTCCCTTACAGAACAAGGTAAAACATTAATGCCGATCCTTGAATCCATGTATGAATGGGGAAAAAATTACAGAAAGAAATATTTAGAACATACAAAATTCGAAGAAGACGCAGTTCGTTAA